A single genomic interval of Syntrophaceae bacterium harbors:
- a CDS encoding 3-hydroxyacyl-CoA dehydrogenase: MSFQIKKAAVLGAGVMGANIAAQLANAGIECLLLDIVPPELTEADKAKGLTKDSPAWRNSFAMRGLEGATKAKPASFYTKRNAALVTPGNFEDHLSWLGGVDLVIEAVIENLKIKQDLFARVEKVVKPHCIVATNTSGIRIGEISANLGKGLKERFLGIHFFNPPRYMKLVEVIPGEETKREVVEYVTRFCEDVLGKGVVVCKDVPNFIANRIGVYDMANAMNLMLAKGMRIEDIDAIISAPLGRPRSAIFGTIDLVGLDTAYHVMTNLYEALPKDESRDLFIPPDFVKAMIQKKWLGNKTKGGFYKKSKDAKGKKVKLAIDVKTLEYVPADKPKFESIDAAKKSEAPVEKTVRMVFNGKDAAAELVREYLCNNFIYAANRIPEIADTIVEIDNAMKWGYNHALGPFETWDAVGVKEAVEVMKQLGKKVPKKVEDMLKGGFPSFYTTKEDGTYYYDFAKKDYVKLPENPKIIVLPALKERKKVIRQNAGASLIDMGDGVACLEFHTKMNAIDEDIINMLFLACDIVEKDFTGLVIGNQAPNFSVGANIFKVLVAIQKGDWDILEKMINDFQQANMRLKFCEKPVVTAPAGMTLGGGCEIAMHGARCQPAAETYIGLVEVGAGVIPAGGGTKELMVRVTEGIPVGVVEQGLNLQGYYAKVFENIGMAKVATSAEEAKELGYVRKTDGISINRDQQLNDAKQVVLGLSKFYRPPKPALIPVMGENFRGICEAVLYNMRHGNYISDYDLHIARKLGHILSGGDCPEGTYVTEQEILDLEREAFLSLCGEQKTQDRIMSLLSTGKPLRN, from the coding sequence ATGTCGTTTCAGATCAAAAAGGCGGCCGTTTTAGGCGCGGGGGTGATGGGCGCGAACATCGCGGCCCAGCTGGCCAATGCGGGGATCGAGTGTTTGCTCCTCGACATCGTCCCCCCCGAGCTGACCGAGGCGGACAAGGCGAAGGGACTGACAAAGGACAGCCCGGCCTGGCGGAACAGCTTCGCCATGCGGGGGCTCGAGGGCGCAACGAAGGCCAAGCCGGCGAGTTTCTACACCAAGCGCAACGCCGCGCTGGTCACGCCCGGCAACTTCGAGGACCACCTCTCGTGGCTCGGGGGCGTGGACCTGGTCATCGAGGCCGTCATCGAGAACCTCAAGATCAAGCAGGACCTCTTCGCCAGGGTGGAGAAGGTCGTGAAGCCCCACTGCATCGTGGCCACGAACACCTCGGGCATCCGGATCGGCGAGATCTCGGCCAATCTCGGCAAGGGGCTCAAGGAGCGGTTCCTGGGGATCCACTTCTTCAACCCGCCGCGGTACATGAAGCTCGTCGAGGTCATCCCCGGCGAGGAGACGAAGAGGGAGGTCGTCGAGTACGTGACCCGCTTCTGCGAGGACGTGCTCGGAAAGGGCGTCGTCGTCTGCAAGGACGTCCCGAACTTCATCGCCAACCGCATCGGCGTCTACGACATGGCCAACGCCATGAACCTCATGCTCGCCAAGGGCATGAGGATCGAGGACATCGACGCCATCATCAGCGCCCCCCTGGGGCGGCCCCGCTCGGCCATCTTCGGGACGATCGACCTCGTGGGCCTCGACACGGCGTACCACGTCATGACGAACCTCTACGAGGCCCTGCCCAAGGACGAGAGCCGCGACCTCTTCATCCCGCCCGACTTCGTCAAGGCCATGATCCAGAAGAAGTGGCTCGGCAACAAGACCAAGGGGGGGTTCTACAAGAAGTCCAAGGACGCCAAGGGCAAGAAGGTCAAGCTCGCCATCGACGTCAAGACCCTGGAGTACGTGCCCGCCGACAAGCCCAAGTTCGAGTCCATCGATGCGGCCAAGAAGTCCGAGGCCCCCGTCGAGAAGACCGTGAGGATGGTCTTCAACGGCAAGGACGCCGCGGCGGAGCTCGTCCGCGAGTACCTCTGCAACAACTTCATCTACGCCGCCAACCGCATCCCCGAGATCGCCGACACGATCGTCGAGATCGACAACGCCATGAAGTGGGGCTACAACCACGCGCTCGGGCCCTTCGAGACCTGGGACGCCGTCGGCGTCAAGGAGGCCGTCGAGGTCATGAAGCAGCTGGGCAAGAAGGTGCCCAAGAAGGTCGAGGACATGCTCAAGGGAGGGTTCCCGTCCTTCTACACGACCAAGGAAGACGGCACCTACTACTACGACTTCGCGAAGAAAGACTACGTGAAGCTCCCCGAGAACCCCAAGATCATCGTCCTGCCGGCCCTCAAGGAGCGCAAGAAGGTCATCCGCCAGAACGCGGGTGCCAGCCTCATCGACATGGGCGACGGCGTGGCCTGCCTGGAGTTCCACACCAAGATGAACGCCATCGACGAGGACATCATCAACATGCTCTTCCTGGCCTGCGACATCGTGGAGAAGGACTTCACGGGCCTCGTCATCGGCAACCAGGCCCCCAACTTCTCCGTGGGCGCCAACATCTTCAAGGTGCTCGTCGCCATCCAGAAGGGCGACTGGGACATCCTCGAGAAGATGATCAACGACTTCCAGCAGGCCAACATGCGCCTGAAGTTCTGTGAGAAGCCCGTCGTGACGGCACCGGCCGGCATGACCCTGGGCGGCGGCTGCGAGATCGCCATGCACGGGGCCCGGTGCCAGCCCGCGGCCGAGACCTACATCGGGCTCGTCGAAGTGGGTGCGGGCGTCATCCCCGCCGGCGGCGGCACCAAGGAGCTCATGGTGCGCGTCACCGAGGGCATCCCCGTGGGGGTGGTCGAGCAGGGCCTCAACCTCCAGGGCTACTACGCGAAGGTCTTCGAGAACATCGGCATGGCCAAGGTGGCCACGAGCGCCGAGGAGGCCAAGGAACTCGGCTACGTCCGCAAAACCGACGGGATCAGCATCAACCGCGACCAGCAGCTCAACGACGCCAAGCAGGTGGTCCTGGGGCTTTCGAAGTTCTACAGGCCGCCCAAGCCGGCGCTCATCCCCGTCATGGGCGAGAACTTCCGCGGCATCTGCGAGGCCGTCCTCTACAACATGCGGCACGGCAACTACATCAGCGACTACGACCTCCACATCGCCCGCAAGCTGGG